Part of the Labilibaculum antarcticum genome, ATTGGGAACGAAAAGAAGATCAGCGCTTCAAAGGTGCTCTGCACTTTATTTGCGAAGATGAAAAATTGACTGCGATGAATGTTCTTTCTTTGGAAGATTATTTGATCAGTGTGATATCATCTGAAATGAGTGCCACCAGCAGCATGGAACTGTTGAAAGCTCATGCAATTATTTCCCGTTCCTGGCTAATCGCGCAGGTGATAAAAGGGGCTGAATTGCAAAAATCAGAATCCAATTATCAGAGTATTGTTGAAACCGATGAGCAATATATTCGTTGGTACGATCGCGAAGATCATGTAAATTTTGATGTTTGTGCCGATGATCATTGTCAGCGTTATCAAGGCATTACCAAACAATCGACCAAACTGGTAGTCGATGCAATTGATGCCACTCGCGGATTGGTGCTAACAAGCGAAGGCAAAGTTTGCGATGCCCGTTTCTCGAAGTGTTGCGGCGGAGTTGCCGAGACCTTCGAAAATGTATGGGAACCCGAAAATCACAAATACCTGCAGGCGGTTATCGATAATCCCAAAGCACCGGCAGGATATGATCTAAATCTGAAAGATGAGGACGTGGCCGAAAAATGGATCCGTACTTCACCTGAAGCATTTTGCAATACCACCGATAAAGAAATTCTCTCACAAGTTTTGAATGATTACGATCAGGAGACCATGGATTTTTACCGTTGGGAAGTATCTTATACACAAGGAGAGATTTCAGAATTGATAGAACGAAAAACAGGAAAAGAATTTGGGCAAATTCTGAATTTAATTCCTGTTGAAAGAGGAGAGTCTGGTCGTTTAATCAAATTGAAAATTGTGGGTAAAAAACGCAGTTTGGTGATTGGAAAAGAACTGGAAATCCGTAAAGTACTTTCTGAATCACATTTATATAGCTCCGAATTTGTTGTTGAAAGAGTAGGTGAAGAAAATGGTATTCCGGCTAAATTTATTCTGATAGGTGCCGGCTGGGGACATGGTGTTGGACTTTGCCAAATTGGTGCAGCAGTAATGGGCGCAAAAGGATATAAATACGATGAAATTTTACTGCATTATTTCCGTGGAGCAGAATTGGAAAAAAGATATTAACGACAGATCTGAGATGCAAGAAGAGAGATTTGAAAGCTGTAAATAGTCTAATATCTCAATTCTCATATCTATAATCTAAACTGAAAAAGAATGTCAAAAACAAAAACTCGCTCACCATGGGCATGGATTCCATCACTTTATTTTGCTGAAGGGATTCCTTACGTTGTGGTGATGACCGTTGCCGTGATCATGTACAAAAAGCTCGGTATTTCGAATACAGATATTGCTTTGTATACTTCCTGGTTGTATTTGCCTTGGGTGATTAAGCCTTTTTGGAGTCCGATTGTGGACATCGTAAAAAGTAAACGCTGGTGGATTGTTAGTATGCAATTGTTGATTGGTGCTGGTTTGGCGGGTGTTGCATTTACTGTTCCTACAACATTCTTTTTTCAATCTACATTGGCTTTTTTGTGGTTGCTGGCTTTTAGTTCGGCAACTCACGATATAGCTGCTGATGGATTTTATATGTATGGCTTAGATACAAATAAGCAGGCATACTTTATTGGAATCAGGAGTACTTTCTATCGATTAGCCATGATTACCGGGCAAGGACTTTTGATTATCCTGGCAGGATATTTCGAGACGACTAAGCTGTTCGGGAATACCGAAAATAACATTCCATTGGCATGGTCGCTAACATTTTATATTTTGGCAGCAGGGTTTTTGCTGTTTGGCGTTTATCACAAATTTGCTCTTCCATATCCTCAAGAAGACGAAGATCGCGAAGTGAAAAGTTTTTCCGGAGTGTTTGCTGATTTTGGAGAAACCTTTCTTACTTTTTTCATGAAAAAGGATATTTGGAAAATAGTAGGATTGCTTTTGGTGTATCGTTTGGGCGAATCTCAATTGGTGAAAATGGCATCTCCTTTTCTTCTCGATCCTAAAGAGGTTGGTGGATTAGGACTAACTACAAGCGATGTTGGATTAGTTTATGGAACCATAGGAATTCTTTTTCTGACCTTAGGAGGTTTGTTGGGTGGATTTTTAGCTTCTAAAAACGGATTGAAACATTGGCTGTGGCCGATGGTTATCGCCATTAACTTACCAAATCTGGTATATGTATACCTTTCCTATGCATTGCCCGAATCTTTCTTTTTAATTTGTGCCTCGGTGGCAGTAGAGCAATTTGGCTATGGTTTCGGTTTCACGGCCTATATGCTTTATCAGATTTATGTCTCCGAAGGAAAACACAAAACGGCTCATTTTGCATTCTGTACGGGGTTAATGGCTTTGGGAATGATGTTGCCAGGAATGATTTCCGGTTGGTTGCAAGAATTATTGGGCTATCAGCACTTCTTCGTTTGGGTAATAATATGTACCATCCCAAGTTTTATTATGGTGAAATTGATTCATGTAGATCCTAAATTTGGTATTAAAAAAGGAATCAATGAAACGTCCACGAGTAAATAATTATTAACTCACAAACAGGGATGATTATTTGCGGGTGGTAAGTTCCATCTGGCAACTGAATAAAAATTATAAGCAGATGAAAAATAGAATTGCATTTTTGGGAGATAGCTTAACCGAGGGAGGAAGTTGGGATGAATTTTTCCCTGCTTACGAAACGGCCAATTTCGGAATATCCGGAGAGCGGTCTGATGAAATCCTTTTTCGATTGGATGAGGTTCTGTTTTGGGAACCTAAAAAGATTTTTCTGATGATGGGCATTAACGATCTGGGCGAGGGCTTGGGTTATGAGAAGGTCCTTAAAAATCATCAAAAATTATTTTCAATAATGAAGGAGCATAAGGACATTGAATTGATTGTTCAAAGTCTTTTGCCTATTAATGATACGATGCTTGAAAGTGCCAATTTTAATGGAACTAAAATTTTTGAGCTTAACTATCATCTGAGAGATTTGTGTGAGAAAGAGAAGATCACTTTCGTGGATTTGTATACGGCTTTTTCAACCTATACCAACCAACTGATACATGATTATACGAACGACGGTTTGCATTTAAATGAAGCTGGTTATAGAATATGGCAGAATTGCCTGCAGTCTCAAAATCTCATCTAAAATCAATTGCGTCCTAAACGTTTTGTGGAATAGCTTTTACTTTATTCATTTAGATGGTATTATGTGCGTGATTTCTTTAAAGGGGATTATTTAAATTACATGTTGATTGGCATCTATTTTAAAGAGTTTTTGTTTTGCCTCTAAGATTTAGTAAGACCGGGAAGCTGAGCCCCGATAGCTATCGGGGTTGTTCGAAGATCACCCGGCCGCACTTAAGCTTGAGGTAAATAAGAAAGCTTTTTTAAATGTAGCCTTGATTTTTTTTGCTTCCGTTTTTTGTATTAAGACAAAAAATGAAGTCGGGTTTGGGCGGATAGCCCAATACAAAAAATAAATAGGACAATGTTGATCTAAAATCTAGATAATGAAAAAAACAGAACGTTTAATGGCTTTGGATGCCTTTCGGGGATTGACGATTGCTGCCATGATTACTGTGAATACTCCGGGTAGTTGGGGGCATGTTTACGCTCCATTGCTCCATTCCAAGTGGCATGGTTGTACGCCGACCGATCTGGTGTTTCCTTTCTTTCTATTTGCTGTTGGCGTTGCCATGTGGTTTGCTTTCGGAAAATTCGATCATAAATTAAGCCCCGAGGCAGGAAAGAAGATTCTGAAGCGAACCGTAATCATTTTCGGGATTGGTTTGTTGTTAAATGCGTTTCCATTTGTTCAGATTAAATTGGAAGATTTTCGGATAATGGGCGTTTTGCAGCGAATTGCCTTGGCTTATGGAATAGGAAGTTTGCTTTGTTTGTCGCTGAGTAAAATTCGATTGGTGTATGCCTCAGCCGTAATCCTTTTGGCATATTGGGGATTGGTTTTTTTCCTTGGCGGTGATGATCCATATAGTTTAGAAGGAAATCCGACAATGGCCTTCGATGCCATGATTCTTGGTGCAAGTCATATGTACAAGGGCTTTGGAGTAACTTTTGATCCGGAAGGATTGTTTAGTACTCTTCCTGCAATTGCAACGGTGATTCTTGGATATCTTTCTGGATTTTTAATCGCGTCCACCGAGCGAAAGAAGTTGGTTCTAAAGTTATTGATGTTTGGTTCTTTAGGTGTGATTGTTGGCTTGATTTGGAATTTGGGATTTCCTATTAATAAACCAATCTGGTCTAGTTCTTATGTGGTTTACACCGCAGGTTTAGCCCTTTTGGTTTTAGCTGTAATGATTTACCTGATCGATATTTTGGAGTACAAGAAATGGGCTCATCCTTTTCTGGTTTTCGGAATGAATCCTCTATTCATTTATGTTCTTTCAGGAGTTTGGGTAAGAGTGATTATTTATTTGGTTCACTTTTCAGATCAGGCTGGAAATTCAATGACCGGATACGCCTGGTTGTATAAAAATGCATTTGCATCCTGGGCAGGAGATATGAACGGGTCGTTATTTTTTGCTCTGGCTCATATAATGGTCTATTGGCTTATCGTGCTATTTCTCTACCGACGGAAGATTTTTATTAAAATATAAAAGAAAAGCTTCGGATTTAATCCGAAGCTTTTTTTGATCCAAATATTTTAGTTAGAAATTTACTCGGTTTAATTTCTTTTGTTGATTTGTTACGGCTAAGTAACATGGGGGCAGCAACACCCAGCGAAAGTGCTGTTAAAACAAAAAAGGCTTTTAATCCGTTATCAAATGTTTCCTGTAGCAATTGAAGAAAAATGGTGTGATCATTTTCTCCCGTTAAACGGATAATTACCAACATCATGCGGTACGTAAATGCACCGGGGACCATTGGGATAACTGCAGGAATTGCAAAAATGAAGGGAGGCGAATGTCTAAGGTGAGCTGCTACAACGCTTAAAAATCCAATGAGTATGGCGCCCATAAAAGAGCTAAGAATGATGTTTATTCCCAACTTTAAACAGATTAGCTTTAGTGTTCCACCCAGAGCACCCATAATAAATATCACCCATAATGTTCGGGGAGGAACATTAAAGAGTACTGCGAAACCAGTAGCTGCAAAGCCCAGCCAAATCCAGGTTTCATATAAATGAATCCACTCCATATTTTAAATGTTATAAATTAGTATTGCTCCCAATAAGCCTAAGGCAATCGATAGGGCAATGGTTAATCCATTTATTCCTCTCACCACACCGTTTAAAATATTTCCGTCCAGAAGATCCAGTAGAGAATTAATTAATGGAATTCCAGGAATTAAATATAAAACAGAGGTGGCAAAAGCATATTCGGGGTTGTTGCCAATATGCAGGTAAACTGTAGCTCCCGAAATAAGAGATGACACAAACGCGGCTGAGAAAATGCATAAATAGGGATTGAACTCTCTTTTTACGGCTTCCTGTCTTACATATAAGCCAATAAAGCTTGCCACAAATGCAACGATCATTTCGATGGCTTCACCACCAAAAAGGCGACAAAAGGAGGCGCCTGCCAAAGCTACCATCAGTAGTGTTACGATTCGGGGATAATGAGATACAGACTTCAGTCGGTCTATTTCATTACGAACCATTTCCAAATCCCATTTTTCCTCTATAATGTGCCAGCTCATTCTGCTGAGTCCGCTCACAATTTTGAAATTGACACGATGAGTCGATGTTTGCATCAGTCGGCTAAAGAATTGATTCGACTCTTCGTTGTTTATGGTCAACATTAATGCACGATGGGTAATTAATAATTCGGCATGGTATCCATAGGCCGAGGCTATTCGCATTACAGTAACCCGAATTCTAAATGTATTTGCTCCGGTCTCCATAAGTAAGGCTCCAACTTCGAGCAGGATTTCACACAGCTCATTAATCTTATCTTTTTCGGATAAAACCATAATATTTGTTTTAAAATGATTCTAATTTGATAATTGAGTACTCCGAATTCCTGTTTCTGTTGATCTGCCTGATAGTAATCTGTTACTATATGTTTAACTGCAGGTAAATGTGTTTTGTAGTTAAGTAGTATAGATATTTAAAAGAGAGCTTCTATTTTGAAGTTTATATTGATTTTAAGATTCAAGGAATTTACGTTGCAAATGTAATCATTTTAAGAATTTTAACTTCGGAAGTGGCGGGGAAATTATGATTTGAATTTATAGTTCATACTTTTTACTTATACAAGTAGTGTTTTTTTGATTTTTCTTTAAATGATTCTGTCTGCGAAGACCAAAGTTCCTCAATGTCATTTACCAGAAAATCTTCTGTAAATCTCATTCTGATTTCCTTGCTTCCGCATACTTTATCAAACATGCTTAGTCGTGAGGCTTCACACATCTCAAATGGATTTTTATCAGGATACAATTTGTGACATTCCTGCATTACATAGAATTGAATGAGGGAAACAGGTGCTTTTTGAATGGCCGTAAAATGCAATTGAACTCCATGCAGCATAATGTCTTTGCCAACGGAATAGTAGGGTTTGTAGTGTACAGGTCTAAATAGAACGCCAGGAATGTCCAAATCATTTAAATTTTCTGCTAAATCATCAGCATCGATCCATTCGGCACCAAATAATTCGAATGGCTGAGTGTAACCAACACCAATCGAAATAGTATACAATTCGCCAAGTATGCCCGATGCCGCATAGTAAATTGCACTCATCGAATTAGGAATGTGCGGAGAAGTTGGCACCCAAGCCAATCCAGTTTCCCGAAAAGTCATGCTTCGATTCCATCCATCCATTGCGATTACTTGCAATTTACATTTCTTGCTTTCCTTTAATAAGCCTTCTTCATTCAAGTATTTAGCCAGTTCGCCACAAGTTAGTCCGTATACATAGGGTATCGGAAACTGACTCACAAAAGATATTTGCTTCGGCTCAACTAAACAGCCTTCTATCTTATTTCCTCCAAAAGGATTTGGTCGGTCGAGTACGATAAATTCGACATCATTTTCGGCGCAAGCTTCCATTAGCAATCCCATGCTGCTGATGTAGGTATAGGATCGTACACCAATATCCTGAATGTCATAAATAATAGCATCCAAACCTTTTAGCATTTTGGCATTTGGTTTTTGTTGCTTGCCATACAAAGAATAGACTAGAATACCTGTTTTCTTGTCGGTGTAGCTTGCTACTTTCTCCCCGGCGGCATGATCTCCCCGTATTCCATGTTCAGGGCTGAAAAGAACTTTCACCTCTATTTCGTTGCAAGAGTGAAGCAGATCAATAGTCGACTCTAGATCCTTGTTTACTCCCGTAGGATTGGTGATGATTCCAATCTTTTTTCCTTTAAGAATTGCATAGTTGGTTTTTTGTAGTACATCTATGCCTGTATCTACTTTTTGAGCAAGAATTGGTTTTTGTAAAAATAATACTTGCAAGCAAACTAATAGAAGGAAATAGACTGCTCTCAAAGGAATACGTAATGCATTGTTATTAATCATGATGACTATTTTTTAAGTTTTTGCAATTTAGACTCTTGTTTTCTTGTTTATTCCATTGCAAAACTAATAAATTTTATATTTTTGTAACATGTATGACAACTTAAAGAATATTTTTAAATGATGAAATGTTCTAGTCATTATTTTTTGCTTTCTTTTCATAGGTTGCAAGCTGTCTGATGTAAGCGCAGCAAATTTAGCCTTTTTAATTGAGATGGGTGAAATTACTATCGCCAGTCAATTTATTGAGGAGAAGCTTTTGGATGCTGTATCCGAAAGAGATGAACCTGTCAATTTTAAAAGAGGTGAATTGGAGTGGAAAGCTGGGAACATTTATTTTGGTGATTGGACTTATAAAATGAGAGTAACATACAATTAGAAATGAGTAAAAAAGGATTTATAGGATTGTTATTGTTGTTGATTGCCTTTGGTGCAATGGCTAAAAACAAATCGCCGAAAAGAGAGATGCGTGCGGTTTGGGTAGCTACAGTTGCTAATATTGATTGGCCATCGAAAACAGGACTTTCTGTTGATGAGCAAAAGAAAGAAATGATCACTCTTTTGGATCAGCACAAAAAGAACGGAATGAATACCATTGTATTTCAGATTCGACCAGCTACCGATGCTTTTTATCAATCACTCTACGAGCCTTGGTCACAATGGTTGAGTGGTGAGCAGGGAATTGCTCCAGATCCATTTTACGATCCACTGAAATTCGTAATCGAGGAATGCCATAAAAGAGCGATGGAACTTCATGCCTGGATGAATCCTTACCGGGCGGTATTTCTGTATGAGAATGCAAAAACAGATCCTGAACACATAACAAATCAACATCCTGATTGGTTTCTAAAATACGGGAAACACAAGTATTTTAATCCCGGCTTGCCCGAAACCAGAGCTTACGTATCTAAAATTGTAGGAGATGTAGTTCGACGATACGATGTGGATGCAATTCACTTCGACGATTATTTCTACCCCTACAAAATTGCAGGAAAGCCATTTCCTGATTCGTTAAGTTTTGTGCAAAATGGAGGTGACTTTTATCCGGATCGAATTGATGATTGGCGAAGAGATAATGTGAATCAGGTGATCAGACAAATTAACGATACAATTAAATCAATTAAGCCATGGATGCCTTTTGGAATATCTCCTTTTGGAGTTTGGCGCAATAAGGATATGGATAAATCCGGATCTAGAACCAAGGCTGGTCAAACGAATTATGACGACTTGTATGCTGATGTTTTGTTGTGGTTAAAAAACGACTGGATTGATTATGTGACACCTCAAATTTATTGGCACATTGGAAAAAAGGTGGCGAATTATCGAATTCTTGCCAAGTGGTGGCGAAAAAATTCTTTTGGTAAGCCGTGTTATATAGGGCATGGAGCTTACCGCTTGGACTCTGCTTCTAAAAGTAAGGCTTGGCAAAGTACAGATCAAATCATCCGACAAATAAAAATGAATCGTCGTTTGAATGGATTAAATGGGAGCATGTTTTTTTGTTCGAAGAATTTCACCGAAAACCGATTAGGAATTAATGAAGCCTTACAAACAGAGGTGTATCAGATTCCTGCTCTTAATTTGGAGAACAGTAACTATCAAAAAGCCAGGTTGGAAGCAGTAGAATTGCAAATAAAGGAAGATGCACTGACTTGGAATGCTGTTGAAGGAGCTATTTACTATGTAGTATATCAGTCGTCTGGAAAATCATTTAAAAACGATAAAGTATTTTGTATTACAACTTCTTTGGAATTAGAAATGCCAATACAAGGAAAAATGATGTTTTACTTAGTTAAATCAGTTGATAGAGGTCATTTTGAAAGTGCCGCCAGCAATTGGATAAAAGCGGGCAAATAAATAGATGGCTATTCATTGAATTAAAATATATTCACTTGTATGATAAGTATGTGCTTTTAAACATATTGAGCCGTTACAGGAAATCAATGGATGTGTTTAAATTTGGAATCATGTAAGATGTAATACCAATTAGTGTTGAGATGAGAAATAAAATTTGGTTAGTTATTATTTTTATTGGTTTTGCTTGTAGTAACAACTCAGACTTGTTGCAACAAGCAAGCCAAATTTCTCAAACTGTAAAGTTGCAGATTGCACCGGATGGTAGAGAGGCAATTTTTGATCCTGCTTTTTCTATTAGTAAGGACAACGGATTAGTAGTTAGTGGTGAGACATCTCTGTCGGAGGCAAAGTTAGCCTTGTTCTCAGCTTTGGAAGTTTTGAAAGTTCATTTGGTAGATAGCTTGGTTTTACTTCCCGAGAAAAAATTAGGGGATAAGAATTGGGGGGTAATCAATTTAAGTGTTGTGAACTTAAGAGCCTATCCAAAGCATTCGGCAGAGCTTGTTTCTCAATCAATAATGGGAACACCGGTCAGGTTATTAAAGGAAGAGGATGGTTGGTATCAAATACAAACTCCTGATCGATATATTGCTTGGGTTGATAGAGCTGCAATCGCTCAAAAAACAGAAGGCGAGATGGAGCAGTGGAGGAATTCAAAAAGAATAATTTTTATTCCTGATTTCGAAGTAGTAAAAGATCCGGGACAAAATGAGGTGGTGACCGATTTGGTCGCTGGTTCAATCCTTGAGGTTGAGAAAGAGAATAAAGACAGCTATGATTTGGCATTGCCCGATGGAAGAAGAATACAAGTTGAAAAATCAAACTGTGAAGTGTTTTCTGATTGGAAAAATCGGGAGTTAGAAGATATTGCTCTTTTAACCAAAACGGCAAAGCAATTTATCGGACGGCCTTATTTGTGGGGCGGAACTTCTGTTAAAGGGGTTGATTGCAGTGGATTTGTTAAATCAGTTTACTTTATAAACGGGATTATTTTAGCCCGTGATGCATCATTACAGTTTCTTCATGGAGATACCATTTCTCCCGGGCATGGGTTTTCGGAATTAGCAGAGGGAGATTTGGTTTTTTTCGGAAGAGCAAAGACAGATGAGAAGCCAATGAAAGTTACTCATGTAGGAATGTATATGAATCATGGAGAATATATTCATTCTTCAGGCAGAGTTAGAATAAATAGTTTTGATCCTGAAGCTGAAAATTATAATAATTACAGGTCGATCACCTGGTTGGGTGGCCGACGGGTTTTAAGTAGAATAGGAGAGTCCGGTATTGTGCGGGTTTCTGAGCACCCATGGTATTAAGAGAGCAAAAAAAATGACAATAGACAGAAGAAAATTTTTAGGAAACACCGGTTTATTAGCTGGAGCTGCATTTTTGCTTCCAGCCATGAATTCTTGTGGCGGAACTGGAACTGGAACTGGAAAATCAAGTTATTTTGGCAAAGGGCTAAAACTTAGCTTTGAGCCATATGAGTTGCAGCTGAAGCACGTGTTTACCATTGCATCTTTTTCCAGAACAACCACTCCGGTTATGCTTACGAAAATTGAGTGGGAAGGAGTTGTTGGTTATGGTGAAGCTTCAATGCCTCCTTATTTGGGCGAATCACACCAAACTGCGACTAAATTTTTAAACAGTTTGAATTTAAAACAGTTCTCCGATCCGTTCCGCTTGAGTGAAATACTAAGCTATGTGGATGCTGTTGCTGATGGAAATTGTGCGGCAAAGGCCTCAATTGATATTGCATTGCACGATTTAATCGGGAAATTATTGGAGAAGCCCTGGTTTAAAATATGGGGTTACAATAAGGAGGATACTCCGGTAACAACCTTTACCATAGGAATGGATAAACCTGATGTGGTAATTGAAAAAGTGAAGGAAGCTTCTCCTTATAAAATGTTAAAAGTGAAAATTGGGAGAGGTACCGATGAGGAGATGATTAATACAATTCGCAAAATTACAGATGTGCCTTTGTGTGTTGATGTGAATCAAGGATGGAAAGACAAGCATGAGGCCTTAGATAAAATTCATTGGTTAAAAGAACAGGGAGTCGTTTTTGTTGAGCAGCCAATGGATAAACACAATCTGGATGATATGGCATGGTTGACACAGCACAGCCCTTTGCCAACAATTGCAGATGAAGCTATTCAGCGATTGGATGATGTAGCAAAATTGCAGGGTGTATATTCTGGTATCAATATTAAATTGATGAAGTGCACAGGAATGCGCGAAGCTCATAAAATGATGAATGTAGCCCGTTCATTGGACATGAAAGTGATGATAGGATGCATGACGGAAACGTCTTGCGGTGTTAGTGCGGCAGCCCAACTGTCGCCTATGGTGGATTGGGCTGATTTGGATGGGAATTTATTAATATCAAATGATCCTTTTAAAGGAATTCAGGTTCTCGACGGGAAAGTAATTTTGCCCGACCGTCCGGGAATTGGAGTCACGAAAATATAAGTAATTTTTAATTATTTTTTGCTAATCTAAATTTAACACTATGAGAAAAATTGCATGCTTTACGCTAATCATGCTTCTTGGCTGGCAGGTATCCTGGGCACAGGATTTGCTGGTTAAAGGTGTGGTTACCGGTGCAGAAGACGGGTTGACTATCCCGGGAGTTTCGGTTGTCGTAAAAGGTACAACCAACGGAACAACTACCGATTTTGATGGGAAATACGAAATTAAAATTGGAACGAATACCATTTTGGTATTTTCTTACATTGGAATGAAATCATTTGAGGCCACAGTTGGTGCTCAAACAGAATTAAATGTGGCACTGGAATCTGATAATTTCGCAATGGACGAAATTGTGGTTGTGGGTTACGGTGTTCAGAGAAAAAGTGATATAACGGGTGCAGTAGCATCTGTAGATTTCGAAGATCTAGAGTCTCAGCCTATTAATACGGTGAGTGATGCATTAAAGGGTAGAATTGCCGGGGTACAGGTAATTTCAAACAGTGGATCTCCAGGGGGATCAACTTCTATCCGTGTTCGTGGTATTGGATCTGTAAATAATGCAGAGCCATTATATGTTGTTGATGGAATACCAACATCAGATATTGATTTTCTTAATCCGAATGATATTGCATCTATTGAAGTTTTGAAGGATGCTTCTTCATCTGCTATTTATGGTTCTCGTGGGGCAAACGGAGTTGTTTTGGTGAGTACAAAAAGCGGAAAAGTGAATTCGGCCCCAAGAATTTCGGTTGATGCTTACTACGGCGTAAAAGAGGTTCTTAACAATTGGGAAACAACTTCAGGTTCTGAATGGTATTCCATTCAGGAGGAAATGAATAAAACCAGAACTTCTCCACTTGATTTATCTCAGGTTGATAAAAGTGTAAATACTGATTGGTTTGATGAAATTACTCGTTCGGCTACGGTTCAGGATTATAATATTAATGTTTCCGGAGGTTCTGATAAATTAACCTATATCGTGGGTGTTGGGTATTATGACGAAGAAGGTACTGTAATAGGTTCTGATTACGAAAGAATTAATACTCGATTGAAAACAGAATATCAAGCCAAAGAATATTTGAAAATTGGAACCAATATCAATATTCAAAGTAATAAGAGGAGTTCAATTTTAGAAGGTAGTTACCATACAGGTGTTATTAATACAGCTATCAAATTAGAGCCTGTTATTCCAGTATGGATTAATAAGGCTGATGGAAAATATGATTATTCTAAATTTACGGATTATCCAAATCCTGTTGCTCAAATTGAATACGATAATTACAGAACTGAACAATTCCGTTTATTAGGGAATGTTTTTGCTGAGTTGGAAATCATTAAAGATTTAAAATTTAAAACCAGTTATGGTTTGAACAGAAGTGTAACTGACACTTATGATTTTGATCCGGTTTACAGTGTGAATACAAATCAAAGTAATGGAATAAGTAAGGTTTATAGAGGTTATAAGCGTTCTGTGTATCAGACTTGGGAAAATACTTTAGCCTACAACAAAACGATAGGGAAACATAGTATTGGTGCTTTGGTAGGTTTTACCAAGGAGAAAAGCCGTGACGAATGGATGTCGGGTAGCAAAACTAATGTTCCTAATGAAGATGAAACACTTTGGTTTTTGGATGGAGCAGCTGATGGAGATCTT contains:
- a CDS encoding SpoIID/LytB domain-containing protein — encoded protein: MNEPQLRVGIMYEPKISFTLNGIYILQQNGKEYTGKQSASYVNDKIAFDGLVNEELVFYPKFYEEGSFDLFDVTIGIKFHWERKEDQRFKGALHFICEDEKLTAMNVLSLEDYLISVISSEMSATSSMELLKAHAIISRSWLIAQVIKGAELQKSESNYQSIVETDEQYIRWYDREDHVNFDVCADDHCQRYQGITKQSTKLVVDAIDATRGLVLTSEGKVCDARFSKCCGGVAETFENVWEPENHKYLQAVIDNPKAPAGYDLNLKDEDVAEKWIRTSPEAFCNTTDKEILSQVLNDYDQETMDFYRWEVSYTQGEISELIERKTGKEFGQILNLIPVERGESGRLIKLKIVGKKRSLVIGKELEIRKVLSESHLYSSEFVVERVGEENGIPAKFILIGAGWGHGVGLCQIGAAVMGAKGYKYDEILLHYFRGAELEKRY
- a CDS encoding MFS transporter, which encodes MSKTKTRSPWAWIPSLYFAEGIPYVVVMTVAVIMYKKLGISNTDIALYTSWLYLPWVIKPFWSPIVDIVKSKRWWIVSMQLLIGAGLAGVAFTVPTTFFFQSTLAFLWLLAFSSATHDIAADGFYMYGLDTNKQAYFIGIRSTFYRLAMITGQGLLIILAGYFETTKLFGNTENNIPLAWSLTFYILAAGFLLFGVYHKFALPYPQEDEDREVKSFSGVFADFGETFLTFFMKKDIWKIVGLLLVYRLGESQLVKMASPFLLDPKEVGGLGLTTSDVGLVYGTIGILFLTLGGLLGGFLASKNGLKHWLWPMVIAINLPNLVYVYLSYALPESFFLICASVAVEQFGYGFGFTAYMLYQIYVSEGKHKTAHFAFCTGLMALGMMLPGMISGWLQELLGYQHFFVWVIICTIPSFIMVKLIHVDPKFGIKKGINETSTSK
- a CDS encoding GDSL-type esterase/lipase family protein codes for the protein MKNRIAFLGDSLTEGGSWDEFFPAYETANFGISGERSDEILFRLDEVLFWEPKKIFLMMGINDLGEGLGYEKVLKNHQKLFSIMKEHKDIELIVQSLLPINDTMLESANFNGTKIFELNYHLRDLCEKEKITFVDLYTAFSTYTNQLIHDYTNDGLHLNEAGYRIWQNCLQSQNLI
- a CDS encoding acyltransferase family protein → MKKTERLMALDAFRGLTIAAMITVNTPGSWGHVYAPLLHSKWHGCTPTDLVFPFFLFAVGVAMWFAFGKFDHKLSPEAGKKILKRTVIIFGIGLLLNAFPFVQIKLEDFRIMGVLQRIALAYGIGSLLCLSLSKIRLVYASAVILLAYWGLVFFLGGDDPYSLEGNPTMAFDAMILGASHMYKGFGVTFDPEGLFSTLPAIATVILGYLSGFLIASTERKKLVLKLLMFGSLGVIVGLIWNLGFPINKPIWSSSYVVYTAGLALLVLAVMIYLIDILEYKKWAHPFLVFGMNPLFIYVLSGVWVRVIIYLVHFSDQAGNSMTGYAWLYKNAFASWAGDMNGSLFFALAHIMVYWLIVLFLYRRKIFIKI
- a CDS encoding threonine/serine exporter family protein; translation: MEWIHLYETWIWLGFAATGFAVLFNVPPRTLWVIFIMGALGGTLKLICLKLGINIILSSFMGAILIGFLSVVAAHLRHSPPFIFAIPAVIPMVPGAFTYRMMLVIIRLTGENDHTIFLQLLQETFDNGLKAFFVLTALSLGVAAPMLLSRNKSTKEIKPSKFLTKIFGSKKASD
- a CDS encoding threonine/serine exporter family protein, whose translation is MVLSEKDKINELCEILLEVGALLMETGANTFRIRVTVMRIASAYGYHAELLITHRALMLTINNEESNQFFSRLMQTSTHRVNFKIVSGLSRMSWHIIEEKWDLEMVRNEIDRLKSVSHYPRIVTLLMVALAGASFCRLFGGEAIEMIVAFVASFIGLYVRQEAVKREFNPYLCIFSAAFVSSLISGATVYLHIGNNPEYAFATSVLYLIPGIPLINSLLDLLDGNILNGVVRGINGLTIALSIALGLLGAILIYNI
- a CDS encoding exo-beta-N-acetylmuramidase NamZ family protein is translated as MINNNALRIPLRAVYFLLLVCLQVLFLQKPILAQKVDTGIDVLQKTNYAILKGKKIGIITNPTGVNKDLESTIDLLHSCNEIEVKVLFSPEHGIRGDHAAGEKVASYTDKKTGILVYSLYGKQQKPNAKMLKGLDAIIYDIQDIGVRSYTYISSMGLLMEACAENDVEFIVLDRPNPFGGNKIEGCLVEPKQISFVSQFPIPYVYGLTCGELAKYLNEEGLLKESKKCKLQVIAMDGWNRSMTFRETGLAWVPTSPHIPNSMSAIYYAASGILGELYTISIGVGYTQPFELFGAEWIDADDLAENLNDLDIPGVLFRPVHYKPYYSVGKDIMLHGVQLHFTAIQKAPVSLIQFYVMQECHKLYPDKNPFEMCEASRLSMFDKVCGSKEIRMRFTEDFLVNDIEELWSSQTESFKEKSKKHYLYK